In Chryseobacterium lactis, a single genomic region encodes these proteins:
- a CDS encoding T9SS type B sorting domain-containing protein has product MKKILLFLILFITQAVYSQSDCVSAIPICGNSDISYNPPDHGLIQEILKQHGGCLNSNENLSVWYTFTAATSGTLAFTIKPNQQTDDYDFAVYGPTSTGCAGLMEDPIQYIFKQPIRCNFSGTSGDTGLDLTMPPPAVFPVNPPGNTADMNVGSTKWSPYMNVLAGETYYLIIDNYRSTAKGFSMIWSGTASLSSAFNDPVLSPNPFITPGIPAADANDPSQVMVCGLPTQFNFSTLSAGIINGNDVNFNVSYHTNTNDALTGNNPLTIATVNGTTTYYYRVVYKDPNNPDNPINGCFITGKFKFVDASITANTATLYSCNNNGAGKAKYDLTTANVFGGAGATIKYYPTVADMNADTNEITDPVNYLSPEATVYVKVISNFGCTATTTIRLLFFATVNINDTTIENCYIDNDITRSTFDLTKATIGLPNPIPANTVIKYYKTLDDAKNQTNPILNPSAYISESTIVYVRVENDQHCYSIAKITLKVLPPVKSAVLKDKTICAENKTTLDAGPGFVSYEWSTGETTQSISNVGVGAYWVKLQTGKCFTLQEVHVRASLQPVITNIEITNNNITVTATGGVPPYKYSVDGVTWQDSNSFSGLPRGENTIYVKDTYNCTPIQITVTVPNLINAITPNGDNINDYIDYSALAYKKNLVFTVYDRYGNKLYEANRTRNFTWDGTAFGKKILTGTYWYTISWNENDKNSTETKYSGWVLVKNKE; this is encoded by the coding sequence ATGAAAAAAATACTACTCTTTTTAATTTTATTTATAACACAGGCTGTTTATTCACAATCTGACTGTGTTTCAGCAATTCCAATTTGTGGTAACTCTGACATTTCCTATAACCCGCCTGATCATGGCCTTATTCAGGAAATCCTAAAACAACACGGAGGATGTTTAAATTCCAATGAAAACTTATCAGTATGGTACACCTTTACTGCAGCAACTTCAGGAACTCTTGCATTCACCATCAAACCAAATCAACAGACTGATGATTATGATTTTGCGGTATACGGGCCTACCTCAACAGGATGTGCCGGTTTAATGGAGGATCCTATTCAATATATTTTCAAACAACCTATCAGATGTAACTTCTCTGGGACATCCGGCGATACTGGACTGGACTTAACCATGCCGCCACCGGCAGTATTCCCGGTTAACCCTCCTGGCAACACGGCTGATATGAATGTTGGCTCAACCAAATGGAGTCCTTATATGAATGTTTTGGCAGGTGAAACTTATTATCTGATCATTGACAACTACCGTAGTACAGCGAAAGGTTTTTCTATGATATGGTCAGGTACGGCAAGTTTAAGTTCCGCATTTAACGATCCGGTTCTTTCCCCTAATCCATTTATTACCCCTGGGATTCCAGCTGCAGATGCCAATGATCCAAGTCAGGTGATGGTTTGTGGATTACCTACACAATTTAATTTCTCAACGCTTAGCGCGGGGATTATTAATGGAAACGATGTTAACTTCAACGTATCTTATCACACCAATACCAACGATGCACTTACAGGAAACAACCCGCTTACCATCGCAACAGTAAATGGAACAACAACCTATTATTACAGAGTGGTATATAAGGATCCGAATAATCCGGACAATCCGATCAACGGATGTTTCATAACCGGAAAATTCAAATTTGTAGATGCCAGCATTACTGCCAATACAGCAACCCTATATTCCTGTAATAATAATGGAGCCGGTAAAGCAAAATATGATTTAACAACAGCAAATGTATTTGGTGGTGCCGGAGCAACTATTAAATACTACCCTACTGTAGCCGATATGAATGCAGACACTAACGAGATTACTGATCCTGTTAATTATCTTTCTCCGGAAGCTACGGTATATGTAAAAGTTATTTCAAATTTTGGATGTACAGCGACAACGACCATCAGATTATTATTCTTCGCAACAGTAAATATCAACGATACAACTATTGAAAACTGTTATATTGACAATGATATCACCCGTTCTACATTTGATCTTACCAAAGCAACAATCGGTTTGCCTAACCCAATTCCAGCCAATACCGTAATCAAGTATTACAAAACGTTGGATGATGCTAAAAATCAAACAAACCCGATTTTAAATCCGTCAGCTTATATTTCAGAAAGTACAATCGTTTACGTAAGAGTTGAAAATGACCAACATTGCTACTCGATTGCTAAAATCACGCTGAAAGTTTTACCTCCGGTAAAGTCAGCGGTTTTAAAAGACAAAACCATTTGCGCAGAAAATAAGACAACATTAGATGCAGGTCCTGGATTTGTAAGCTACGAATGGAGCACAGGAGAAACTACTCAATCTATCAGCAACGTTGGCGTAGGTGCTTATTGGGTAAAACTTCAGACAGGAAAATGCTTTACTCTTCAGGAAGTACATGTACGTGCAAGCCTTCAACCGGTTATTACCAATATTGAAATTACCAATAATAATATCACGGTAACAGCTACAGGAGGAGTACCTCCTTATAAATATTCTGTAGATGGTGTTACATGGCAGGATTCGAATTCTTTCTCAGGATTACCTAGAGGAGAGAATACAATTTATGTAAAGGACACCTACAATTGTACCCCTATCCAGATTACAGTTACAGTTCCTAACCTGATCAATGCTATCACACCAAACGGAGATAATATCAACGACTACATCGATTATTCAGCATTAGCTTATAAGAAAAATCTTGTATTCACCGTGTATGACAGATATGGAAACAAGCTCTATGAAGCTAACAGAACAAGAAACTTCACATGGGACGGTACAGCTTTCGGTAAGAAGATCCTGACAGGAACTTACTGGTATACCATTTCATGGAACGAAAATGATAAAAACAGTACTGAAACCAAATATTCAGGATGGGTATTGGTAAAAAACAAGGAATAA